The DNA region CCATATCTATCAATTTATTCAATCCATCTAACTTTCGTTTTTTTTGTTTATCTATTGTTTTGAATTATTCTTAAGtttcttattttagttaattttttgttttctttatttttctaaatttatttggtttcttttttgTAAGCCAGATccaaatctttctttctcgagTCGAATAGTTTGAATACGATATTCTTCTGCTCCCGTATCAAAAGTGGGGCAAGCAATTACTATAACCGCTCTATACCCACTATCCAAAAGAGAAAAATCCATCATATCCTACCTCGCATCcactttttaaacaaaaaaattcacTCTATTCAAAACGAAATCAATTTAGAATCCATGAGATGGTTTGAGTTTTACCGTCCCTAAACTATTTTTGTTCCAAAATTTCATCAATGTGAAACAAATAAGATTGACATGAGGTTTAGAATTCAATCCCTATattaataacattttttttttctttttctattgtaGCGTAATTGTTGACTTGTATAAAAAAGGGTAAGGAGTATAAAGCAAAATCTCAGGAAATAATGGAACAGAATTATGTGTTTGTAATTAATTGTATAAGTATAATTGCATGCACTCATAAATAACTGGTTAAAGATAGCAACTTAGCGTGCATGAGGGGATGGTATGATTTGCATTAATTAATACCAATAAagtctttgctttcatttttccAAGTTAGCTGAAACTTCCAACGACCCAAAGTCTTCATGGCCATAACACTAAAGAAAAGCCGATAGAAGAAGAGTAGAGAGTCTACACAAGAGAAGTTTACAGCAAACAATAATACACAAAGAAGGCAGCTTTATCGTCGGTGAAAACTTACATTCCTGAAGGTAATTCGGAGATTACTCGATTCAAACACCAATAATAGTTCACAAAAGAAAGAAGCAGAAAAGGCAAACCAACTTCTTGTAATATGGCGTCCAAGACTGACTGCTCAAAACTCAGGCCTTTCAAGGGGAAATGAAAGATTCGTTTCGTCTGCTAAAAATTTCCAAGCTCACGTTATAACTTTATTGGGTGTGAGTTGGTGGAAATTTTATTAAcgaaatggaaaattttaatagacacttttttttctttttttctttttgcaattttATTCTCCAATCTCCATTGACTAGTCGAGCCTTCCAGCAATAAAGCTTTACAAGTTGTGCCGCATCCATTAAACATGGAAACCAGTTTTTTTCATGAGAGAAAGTCATTTCTCCTTCATTGCTTTCCCTCTGAGCTTTTTCGAGTCTACCGTTACTTCTCATCTTGATATTTCAGCAATTTCCAACTCTGCAGCTGTGCCATTGTCTTCCATTATCCTCACAAAAATGAGCATTTCACTGCTTTCATGGCTCTTCTTTTATTCATATATTGCAACTTTCTTTATCATCACTGCAGTTTTGGTTTCTGGTCAATGTCAAAGCCATCAGCAAGGCATGCTGCTCGGATTGAGGAAAAGCCTGAGTTCTTCATTGTCTGCAAAGATGGTAAAATGGGACCAAAGCAAGGATTGCTGTTCTTGGGATGGTATAACCTGTGATCAAAGTGGTCGGGTTATCATACTCGACTTGAGCAACCAATTAATTTCCGGAACAATTGATAATTCGAGTAGTCTTTTCAATCTTCAGCATCTTCGGCACCTTAATTTGACTTTTAACACACTCAACTTCAGTTTTCCTTGTAGGTTTGACAAGTTCTCAAATTTGAGCTATCTTAATTTGTCAAATGCTGGATTTACAGGGAAAGTTCCGGCTGAGTTTTCACGCTTGATTACTCTAAATTTATCTGTAAATTTATTTCTTAGAGATGGACGACCCTTGAAACTTGAGAAGCCAAACCTGAATATGCTTGTTGAAAATCTCACAAGGCTAAGATCTCTCCATCTTGATGGGGTCAAAATTTCAGCAAGAGGAAATGAGTGGTGTAAATGGTTATCCTCACTGACCAATTTGGAAGAGTTGAGCATGTCCAACTGTAACCTTTCTGGACCAATTGAAGATTCCCTTCAAAAGTTGAAGAACCTCTCAATTATTCACTTGGATAGGAACAATTTATCTGCTGTGGTTCCAGCATTCCTTGCTCATCTTCCAAATTTGACGTCATTGCGGCTCATTTCTTGCGGTTTGCATGGACAATTTCCAAGAGAGATACTCCAGGTAAGGATGCTACAGTCTCTTGATGTACTTGACAATGAGAAACTTCAAGGTTCTTTGCCTGAATTCCATCATAATGGGTCTCTTCAGAACCTAGTTCTTAGCGGAACAAAGTTTTCTGGGTCATTACCACAGTCAATAGACAAGCTTGTGAACTTGACTAGATTAGACCTTTCGCATTGCAATTTCAGCGGAGCAATTCCGAGTTCAGTCTCCAACCTGCAACAACTTGTTTACTTGGACTTGTCATTCAATAACTTTACCGGTCAAATCCCATGTTTTGATTTGTCCAAAATTCTTGCCCATGTATATCTCTCTTATAATAAACTGAGTGGCAAGATCGAGTCATTTAAGTGGGAAGACCTTCCAAACCTTACTCATATTGATTTAATCCACAATTCACTTAATGGGAATATTCCTTCCTCTCTTGTGTCACTCCCTTCACTGAAGAAGATTTGGCTTTCCAACAATCAATTTGATGGTGAGGTTACTGGTGTTCCAAAAGTGAGAGAATCCTTATTTGATACTCTTGATCTCAGTTACAACCAATTGCAAGGGCCGATACCTGTGTATGTTTTTGAACTCCGTAGACTTAGCGTTCTGGTGCTTTCTTCCAACAATTTCAGTGGCACCATACGGCCAGGAGACGACATTCGGAAGCTTGTGAATCTCATATATCTTGACCTTTCACACAACAACCTGTCTGTCATTGCAACTGGGAGTTATTCGGTCTTGTCATCCTTTCCCAAGATTATTACACTAAAGCTGGCGTCCTGCAAACTGAATGTCTTCCCTGATCTAAAGAACCAATCAAGATTAGCCTATCTGGATCTTTCACAAAACCAAATTTCAGGTGAAGTACCTAATTGGATTTGGAGTGTCAGTGATGACCTCCTGCATCTGAACCTTTCATTTAATCAGCTTGAGGGTCTACAGAAACCTTATCAAATAGTGCCCAATCTTTCAGTCATTGACCTTCGTTTTAACAGACTCACTGGTCATATCCCAACTCTGCCTCTATCTGCAACCTATCTGGATTTTTCAAGCAATAATTTTACTTCTTCTTTACCAAGTAACATTGATGACTACCTCTCCTACACTATTTTCTTTTCTGTCTCAAGCAATGGCCTTACAGGTGCCATTCCTAAATCAATATGTGAGGCTGTTAATCTGCGAGTTCTTGACTTGTCCAACAATAGTCTGAGTGGTGCCATACCATAATGTTTAATTGGACAGATGGATCTTCTAGGGGTACTGAACCTTAGGGGCAACAATCTGAGTGGCCAAATCCCTAATGCATTTTCAAGAAAGTGTTCCATAGAAACACTAGATGTCAATGGCAATGAGCTCACAGGTAAGATCCCAATATCCCTTGGTAGGTGCAGAAAGCTTGAGGTATTAAACCTTGGTAACAATCACATCAACGACACCTACCCTTGCCATTTGAAGAACATAACCAGTTTGAGGATTCTTGTTTTGTGATCAAATAAATTTCATGGGGAAATTGGTTGTCCAGCCGACAGGCGCCCCTGGCCAAAGCTTCAAATTGTGGACTTGGTCCACAATAGTTttaatggaaaattaccaaacaaATTCGTAGCAAGATGGAAGGCAATGGAGGCTTATGACGATGAAGCTCAACTAAATGTTAAACACCTTCAGTTTGAGGTTCTACGATTCGCTGGAATTTATTATCCAGACGGTATTACAGTTACCAACAAAGGTCTACAGATGGAGCTGGTGAAAATCCTAACTATTTTCACCTCCATTGACCTTTCATGCAACAAATTAGAAGGGCCAATACCAGATGTGATCGGAAAATTCAAAGCACTGCATGTTCTAAACTTGTCACACAATGCTCTTAGCGGAAAAATCCCACTATCTCTAGGAAAGATGCAACAGATGGAATCCATGGACCTCTCAAGTAATAACATGAGTAGCAGTATTCCTCAACAGCTTTTAAAGCTAACTTTCCTCGCAGTCCTTAACCTCTCCCACAATCAACTGGAGGGACCCATACCAGCTGGAAAGCAATTTGCAACATCTACTAATGAGTCTTATGAAGGTAACAACGGACTATGTGGGAATCCATTGACGAAACAGTGCAAAGATGCCACTCCCAACCACGGCCAAGATTCAAATCCCAGGACTGGTAACCATATCAACTGGAATTTGATAAGTGTTGAGATAGGGTTTGTCTTTGGTCTAGGAGTTGTCATTTTACCTCTTATGTTCTGGAAGGGATGGAGGATATGGTATTTCAAGCGCATTGATCGTCTTCTTTTTAAGTGTTTCCCTAAGCTGGACCACAGAAACAGAAATCATAGAACAATAGCTCAGTGGATCCAAGGAAGGAGGCTATAGCAAAAATAAAAAGGAGCGTCGTAGGAAACAAAGCCATCATTTTTACAGTTTTAGGCAACACTCAGCTTGCTGAACATTGCTCTTGGTGTATAAGTTTGCTCTCAGATTGGAAAGATTAGTGTTTTAAAGTCCGTCTTTTTAAGCTTTCTCTTAAGATTGCTCTAGAATTGCAACGTTATGTGACTTTTAG from Gossypium hirsutum isolate 1008001.06 chromosome A04, Gossypium_hirsutum_v2.1, whole genome shotgun sequence includes:
- the LOC121228087 gene encoding receptor-like protein 7 translates to MRESHFSFIAFPLSFFESTVTSHLDISAISNSAAVPLSSIILTKMSISLLSWLFFYSYIATFFIITAVLVSGQCQSHQQGMLLGLRKSLSSSLSAKMVKWDQSKDCCSWDGITCDQSGRVIILDLSNQLISGTIDNSSSLFNLQHLRHLNLTFNTLNFSFPCRFDKFSNLSYLNLSNAGFTGKVPAEFSRLITLNLSVNLFLRDGRPLKLEKPNLNMLVENLTRLRSLHLDGVKISARGNEWCKWLSSLTNLEELSMSNCNLSGPIEDSLQKLKNLSIIHLDRNNLSAVVPAFLAHLPNLTSLRLISCGLHGQFPREILQVRMLQSLDVLDNEKLQGSLPEFHHNGSLQNLVLSGTKFSGSLPQSIDKLVNLTRLDLSHCNFSGAIPSSVSNLQQLVYLDLSFNNFTGQIPCFDLSKILAHVYLSYNKLSGKIESFKWEDLPNLTHIDLIHNSLNGNIPSSLVSLPSLKKIWLSNNQFDGEVTGVPKVRESLFDTLDLSYNQLQGPIPVYVFELRRLSVLVLSSNNFSGTIRPGDDIRKLVNLIYLDLSHNNLSVIATGSYSVLSSFPKIITLKLASCKLNVFPDLKNQSRLAYLDLSQNQISGEVPNWIWSVSDDLLHLNLSFNQLEGLQKPYQIVPNLSVIDLRFNRLTGHIPTLPLSATYLDFSSNNFTSSLPSNIDDYLSYTIFFSVSSNGLTGAIPKSICEAVNLRVLDLSNNSLSGAIP
- the LOC121228088 gene encoding putative receptor like protein 25 codes for the protein MDLLGVLNLRGNNLSGQIPNAFSRKCSIETLDVNGNELTADRRPWPKLQIVDLVHNSFNGKLPNKFVARWKAMEAYDDEAQLNVKHLQFEVLRFAGIYYPDGITVTNKGLQMELVKILTIFTSIDLSCNKLEGPIPDVIGKFKALHVLNLSHNALSGKIPLSLGKMQQMESMDLSSNNMSSSIPQQLLKLTFLAVLNLSHNQLEGPIPAGKQFATSTNESYEGNNGLCGNPLTKQCKDATPNHGQDSNPRTGNHINWNLISVEIGFVFGLGVVILPLMFWKGWRIWYFKRIDRLLFKCFPKLDHRNRNHRTIAQWIQGRRL